One segment of Arcanobacterium haemolyticum DSM 20595 DNA contains the following:
- a CDS encoding alpha/beta hydrolase, translating to MKSNRRILALVTASIANVALALAGCTDATPPPASNNKTGTETSELTGPHADPNRKLAPVSHEITHDGKVRVTQLDVGNVKMNGFVAPVRGVLVTPEGTPEAGKAAPLILFSHLRAPNCADAMFAFPCKGKKEGTRFDQGMAYFGEALAERGYAVLIPDLTPLWVSGDESKPYSQKDMWTAIVKKLRDRIAAGASGSKDLGSDYKATLDFDQVGLVFHSRSAMMVDAAQHLFGKDKLMSAMGYGGSYNAKDITDIDPAGPDMPTFLVNGDEDGDVERAANWWLTEHVQQKRKTPIVSVQIPGYGHMFINRQLQTKEADDRKACSVIACPSSADHEKLLINSAIDWFDATIRGAETSIPLKAHAPIPATYAGTDVRWLVATQGENVTRIPASSFTGIPGKEATLCGHVDPMVPTERKDICPEPENGVITPVSQLMHTTGAHADTHIDNAQEVALHILPAGHDAQGAGPIVTLTLTLANGQQWSKELSAIDPAVGKALASMKTEASNGEYLISTIRVPLPADVFKGVAVTGVSIESRGVPVEMRGVDVVGE from the coding sequence ATGAAAAGCAATCGACGTATATTGGCCCTGGTAACAGCCTCAATCGCTAACGTAGCATTGGCACTCGCTGGTTGTACGGACGCAACTCCACCACCGGCGTCGAACAACAAAACAGGAACGGAAACTTCCGAACTTACCGGGCCACACGCGGATCCAAACCGGAAACTCGCACCGGTGAGCCACGAAATTACTCACGATGGCAAGGTGCGCGTGACACAACTGGACGTCGGTAATGTGAAGATGAACGGGTTCGTGGCACCGGTGCGTGGGGTACTTGTGACTCCAGAGGGTACACCCGAAGCAGGCAAGGCCGCTCCACTCATCCTATTTTCCCATCTACGCGCACCAAACTGTGCCGATGCCATGTTTGCTTTTCCGTGTAAAGGCAAAAAAGAAGGAACGCGTTTCGATCAAGGCATGGCTTACTTCGGGGAGGCACTTGCCGAACGTGGATATGCCGTACTCATCCCGGACCTCACGCCGTTATGGGTGAGTGGCGACGAATCGAAACCGTATTCGCAAAAAGATATGTGGACTGCGATTGTGAAGAAGTTGCGCGATCGAATTGCCGCTGGGGCGTCTGGATCAAAAGATCTAGGATCGGATTACAAAGCTACACTCGACTTTGACCAGGTAGGTCTGGTATTCCACTCACGTTCCGCAATGATGGTTGATGCCGCCCAACATCTTTTCGGGAAAGATAAACTTATGTCAGCCATGGGATACGGTGGATCATACAACGCTAAAGATATTACAGACATCGATCCAGCAGGCCCTGATATGCCAACATTCCTTGTCAATGGTGATGAAGATGGAGACGTGGAGCGGGCCGCTAACTGGTGGCTAACCGAACATGTTCAACAAAAGCGGAAAACACCGATCGTCAGTGTTCAAATCCCCGGATACGGCCACATGTTCATCAATCGCCAGCTACAAACTAAAGAAGCTGATGACCGCAAAGCATGTAGTGTCATAGCATGCCCAAGCTCAGCTGACCACGAAAAGCTCCTAATCAACTCAGCCATCGATTGGTTCGATGCAACCATTCGTGGCGCAGAAACTTCCATTCCGTTAAAGGCACACGCCCCAATACCAGCTACATACGCCGGAACTGACGTCCGCTGGCTTGTTGCAACGCAAGGGGAAAACGTGACGCGGATACCGGCGTCGTCCTTCACTGGAATACCCGGAAAAGAAGCGACTCTATGTGGCCATGTGGATCCAATGGTTCCCACAGAACGCAAAGATATATGCCCAGAACCTGAAAACGGTGTGATAACACCAGTTTCTCAGCTGATGCATACCACGGGAGCACACGCGGATACTCATATTGATAACGCCCAAGAAGTTGCGCTACACATCCTACCCGCAGGGCACGATGCGCAAGGAGCTGGCCCCATTGTAACCCTCACTCTCACTCTGGCGAACGGGCAACAATGGAGCAAGGAACTTTCCGCAATTGATCCGGCAGTGGGGAAGGCGCTCGCTAGTATGAAAACCGAAGCAAGCAACGGCGAGTACTTGATCTCCACGATTCGCGTGCCGTTGCCAGCAGACGTGTTCAAAGGCGTAGCGGTAACCGGCGTGAGCATCGAATCACGTGGTGTGCCGGTGGAGATGCGCGGCGTGGATGTTGTGGGGGAGTGA
- a CDS encoding transcriptional regulator, which yields MTELLLAERITLARQLRTLSKTDFAKSIDVTLRTATNYERSGAPLNKLTMIASTLNFPEKFFLGELLPELDRHSVEFRSYRGTPAKERKASLAHAKLGIGLMTWIKSKFSLPSLGIPSFNGFATEFLFPRVAQYEYCVKNPDLKQIMTYKGAFGLSAFATVHALHRSGLLTDWAYRKMCVELSRQGLKSAEPESRMS from the coding sequence GTGACTGAATTGTTGTTAGCAGAACGAATCACTTTGGCTCGTCAGTTACGTACGTTATCTAAAACTGACTTTGCTAAGTCGATTGATGTTACTTTGCGAACGGCTACTAACTACGAACGTTCTGGGGCTCCTCTTAACAAGCTCACGATGATTGCGAGCACGTTGAATTTCCCAGAGAAGTTTTTCTTAGGGGAGTTGCTTCCGGAATTAGACCGTCACAGTGTTGAATTTCGTTCGTATCGTGGTACGCCGGCAAAAGAAAGAAAAGCCAGCCTTGCCCATGCAAAATTAGGCATTGGACTAATGACATGGATCAAGAGTAAATTCTCGCTTCCTTCTCTGGGTATTCCTTCATTTAATGGTTTTGCAACGGAGTTTCTATTTCCTCGTGTGGCGCAGTATGAATATTGCGTTAAGAATCCGGATCTAAAACAGATTATGACGTATAAGGGTGCGTTTGGTTTGTCGGCCTTTGCTACAGTTCATGCGTTGCATAGGTCCGGGCTTTTGACTGATTGGGCGTATCGAAAGATGTGCGTTGAGTTGAGCAGACAAGGGCTCAAATCCGCAGAACCAGAGAGTCGGATGAGTTAG
- a CDS encoding HNH endonuclease yields MPVKPVSPCSHPGCPELTHERYCEQHAKTEDARYRKYQRDPKINRRYGSRWRKIRAAYVVAHPLCEDCLEAGRYTPVQEVHHVLPLEHGGTHNFENLRSLYKPCHSRQSALDDDRWWQEPRVYTY; encoded by the coding sequence ATGCCGGTCAAACCAGTGTCCCCGTGCTCCCATCCCGGCTGCCCTGAGCTCACCCACGAACGCTACTGCGAGCAGCACGCGAAGACGGAAGACGCGCGGTATCGTAAGTATCAGCGTGACCCGAAGATCAACCGTCGCTACGGCTCCCGGTGGCGCAAGATTCGTGCCGCCTACGTCGTCGCCCATCCGCTTTGCGAAGACTGCCTTGAAGCTGGTCGCTACACACCCGTGCAGGAAGTCCACCACGTTCTCCCGCTCGAACACGGCGGAACCCACAACTTTGAGAACCTGCGAAGCCTGTACAAACCCTGCCACTCGCGCCAGAGCGCGCTCGATGATGACCGATGGTGGCAAGAACCTCGGGTCTACACGTATTGA
- a CDS encoding type I 3-dehydroquinate dehydratase — protein sequence MHPSLRTKPAPLRAVALAVLEAKAADLLDVEYSLEQPRRVVLSAFEAGVPVVLSSHDFRVTPGADEIVASLRQMQGELLEWFEQFLDGADENATVRSRGAGYV from the coding sequence ATGCATCCGAGCTTGCGCACAAAGCCCGCACCGTTGCGGGCAGTGGCGCTCGCGGTCTTGGAGGCCAAGGCGGCGGATCTGCTTGACGTGGAGTATAGCTTGGAGCAACCTCGCCGGGTGGTGTTGAGCGCTTTCGAAGCGGGGGTTCCGGTAGTGTTATCAAGCCATGATTTTCGGGTGACGCCAGGTGCCGACGAGATTGTTGCTAGCTTGCGTCAGATGCAAGGTGAACTGCTGGAGTGGTTTGAACAGTTCCTTGATGGAGCTGATGAGAATGCGACTGTTCGTAGTCGCGGCGCCGGCTACGTTTAG